One genomic window of Desulfobacteraceae bacterium includes the following:
- a CDS encoding HAMP domain-containing protein, translated as MPTFLARIREIFRKSSNDYMIIGQVLKAKHLVTDEQLEKAVQVQRDTLADQGRAVSLGIILTELGFVSEAEIVRAINDHYRLEVTSLADDIKELVGKKRGTFVERLPAPRIPIWLQFSAVIIAITVLTTFVLNFFILSRQKEQLYEQSKKIGMVSLNYFAANARIPLLEDNIPQLNTLIKNATAVEGLVYAIIVDQDQKIKAHTDHDQIGKVYQQPEPLSPETREKEMTYFTTRLPNGGQVLNLAHPVSFQDKLLGEVHVGVSIDFINELIRQNKKAIISLTLTIILVGILVALLMGLRFSHPIERLVYATQEIGRGNYHHKVHLGRNDELGNLATAFNQMGNELLRKSRMQESFGKYVGAEVLDMILANPEGNWLRGHRNKATTLFADIRGFTAFSDAREPEAVVEALNEYFEIATRIIIRYGGYIDKFIGDAVLAVFGVPVYRRNHLERGLAAALELQSELRKASGGGNPLLTAVGISIDTGEVVAGNIGTQEKMEYTVIGDSVNTASRLNGLAGPGEVIISQTVFQKMGPLVDAEPFGPCRIKGVADAVVCYRLKGLTKAPVSHATRIKRPA; from the coding sequence ATGCCCACTTTCCTTGCCAGAATACGAGAGATCTTCCGCAAGTCCTCCAATGACTATATGATCATTGGCCAGGTTTTGAAGGCCAAACACCTCGTCACCGACGAGCAGCTCGAGAAAGCCGTCCAGGTGCAGCGGGACACCCTGGCCGACCAGGGCCGGGCGGTCTCGCTGGGAATCATCCTGACGGAGTTGGGGTTTGTCAGCGAGGCCGAGATCGTCCGGGCCATCAACGATCACTACCGCCTGGAGGTGACATCGCTGGCCGACGACATCAAGGAGCTCGTCGGCAAAAAACGGGGCACTTTCGTCGAGCGCCTGCCGGCACCGCGAATTCCCATCTGGCTTCAGTTCTCGGCGGTCATCATCGCCATCACGGTCTTGACCACCTTTGTGCTGAATTTCTTCATTCTCAGCCGTCAAAAGGAACAGCTCTACGAGCAGTCCAAGAAAATCGGCATGGTCAGCCTCAACTACTTTGCTGCCAACGCGCGCATCCCGCTTCTGGAAGACAACATCCCGCAGCTCAACACCCTGATCAAGAACGCCACCGCCGTGGAGGGCCTGGTCTATGCCATCATTGTGGATCAGGACCAGAAAATCAAAGCCCACACCGACCACGACCAGATCGGGAAAGTCTACCAGCAGCCCGAGCCCTTGAGCCCCGAAACCCGCGAAAAGGAGATGACCTATTTCACCACCCGGCTGCCGAACGGCGGCCAGGTCCTGAATCTGGCCCACCCGGTGAGTTTCCAGGACAAACTGCTTGGGGAGGTGCATGTCGGGGTGTCCATCGATTTCATCAATGAGCTGATCCGGCAGAACAAAAAAGCGATCATCTCACTGACCCTGACCATCATCCTGGTGGGCATCCTGGTTGCCCTGCTGATGGGGCTGCGCTTCTCGCACCCCATCGAGCGGCTGGTTTACGCCACCCAGGAGATCGGCCGCGGCAACTACCACCACAAGGTTCACCTGGGCCGCAACGACGAGTTGGGCAACCTGGCCACCGCCTTCAACCAGATGGGGAATGAGCTCCTGCGCAAATCACGCATGCAGGAGTCCTTCGGCAAATACGTCGGCGCCGAGGTGCTGGACATGATCCTGGCCAACCCGGAAGGAAACTGGCTCAGGGGGCACCGCAATAAGGCGACGACGCTGTTTGCCGACATTCGCGGGTTTACCGCCTTCTCCGACGCCCGTGAACCGGAGGCGGTGGTGGAGGCGTTGAACGAATATTTTGAAATTGCCACCCGGATCATTATCCGTTATGGTGGCTACATCGACAAATTCATCGGCGATGCGGTGCTCGCGGTGTTCGGTGTCCCTGTCTACCGCCGCAACCATCTCGAGCGCGGTCTGGCTGCCGCCCTGGAGCTGCAATCCGAGCTGCGCAAGGCCAGCGGCGGGGGCAATCCGCTTTTGACCGCGGTGGGGATCAGCATCGATACCGGTGAAGTCGTGGCCGGCAACATCGGCACCCAGGAAAAAATGGAATACACGGTCATCGGGGACAGCGTTAATACAGCTTCGCGCCTAAACGGTCTGGCCGGGCCGGGGGAGGTCATCATCAGCCAGACGGTTTTTCAAAAGATGGGCCCCTTGGTGGATGCCGAGCCTTTCGGCCCCTGCCGGATCAAGGGGGTTGCCGACGCGGTGGTCTGCTACCGGCTGAAAGGTCTCACCAAAGCGCCCGTTTCCCATGCGACAAGGATCAAAAGGCCTGCTTAA